One stretch of Pandoraea oxalativorans DNA includes these proteins:
- the prmB gene encoding 50S ribosomal protein L3 N(5)-glutamine methyltransferase: protein MTTQKTHPFQTLRDLLRYAVSRFTEAELAFGHGTATAYDEAAYLLLHSLHLPIDTLDPFLDARLLPEEIERALSVINRRAGERVPASYITNEAWMHGHRFYVDERVIVPRSFIGELLEDALQPWVNHPDDVADVLELCTGSGCLAILAAETFPAAQIDAVDISHDALDVAKINVADYGLDDRVALHLGDLYAPLPDGKRYEVIITNPPYVNEGSMQVLPAEYRHEPRLALAGGDDGMDVVRRIIAGARERLTDDGVLVVEIGNERDFVEAAFPELPITWLATSAGDDMVFLVQAADLPQQ from the coding sequence ATGACGACTCAGAAGACTCACCCATTCCAGACGTTGCGCGATCTGCTGCGCTACGCGGTCTCGCGCTTCACCGAGGCCGAACTGGCCTTCGGACACGGCACCGCCACGGCGTACGATGAAGCCGCGTACCTGCTGCTGCACTCGCTGCACCTGCCCATCGACACGCTCGATCCGTTTCTCGACGCCCGCTTGCTGCCGGAAGAAATCGAGCGCGCGCTGTCGGTCATCAACCGTCGTGCGGGCGAGCGCGTTCCCGCGTCATACATCACGAACGAAGCGTGGATGCACGGCCATCGGTTCTATGTGGACGAGCGGGTCATCGTGCCGCGCTCGTTCATCGGGGAATTGCTGGAAGACGCATTGCAGCCGTGGGTCAATCACCCCGACGACGTCGCCGACGTGCTCGAACTGTGCACCGGCTCCGGATGCCTGGCGATCCTCGCTGCCGAGACGTTCCCGGCCGCGCAGATCGACGCCGTCGATATTTCGCACGATGCCCTGGATGTGGCGAAGATCAACGTGGCCGACTATGGTCTCGACGACCGTGTCGCGTTGCATCTGGGCGACCTGTACGCACCACTGCCGGACGGCAAGCGCTACGAAGTCATCATCACCAACCCGCCTTACGTCAACGAAGGCTCGATGCAGGTCCTGCCGGCGGAGTATCGCCATGAGCCGCGTCTGGCGCTCGCCGGTGGCGACGACGGCATGGACGTCGTGCGACGGATCATCGCAGGGGCGCGCGAACGCCTGACGGACGACGGCGTGCTGGTCGTGGAAATCGGTAACGAGCGTGACTTTGTCGAAGCGGCGTTCCCTGAGTTGCCGATCACGTGGCTGGCTACCAGCGCCGGCGACGACATGGTCTTCCTGGTGCAAGCCGCCGATCTGCCGCAGCAATAA
- the dapE gene encoding succinyl-diaminopimelate desuccinylase has protein sequence MTSSQGATLALTEQLIARHSVTPEDRDCQAILARRLSAIGFACETIASNGVTNLWAVKRGTRGTDGKLLVFAGHTDVVPTGPIEQWHSDPFAPTHRDGMLYGRGAADMKTSLAAFVVASEEFVAQHPDHAGAIGFLLTSDEEGPATDGTVKVVEALTTRGERLDYCVVGEPTSSQRLGDMVKNGRRGSMSGKLVVKGVQGHIAYPHLARNPTHLFAPALAELTQTVWDNGNEYFPPTTWQISNIHAGTGATNVIPGELTVMFNFRFSTASTSDGLQQRVHELLDRHGLTYTLDWSISGQPFLTPRGDLSDALSSAIREETGLETELSTTGGTSDGRFIARICPQVIEFGPCNASIHKIDEHIAVADIEPLKNVYRGVLKRLVA, from the coding sequence ATGACTTCCTCCCAAGGCGCCACGCTGGCGCTTACCGAGCAACTGATCGCTCGTCATTCGGTGACCCCCGAAGACCGCGACTGCCAGGCCATTCTGGCGCGCCGGCTCTCAGCCATCGGCTTTGCCTGCGAAACCATCGCCTCGAACGGCGTGACCAACCTATGGGCGGTCAAACGCGGCACGCGCGGCACCGACGGCAAGCTGCTCGTCTTTGCGGGCCACACCGACGTTGTGCCGACCGGACCGATCGAGCAGTGGCATTCCGATCCGTTTGCGCCCACGCATCGTGACGGCATGCTCTACGGTCGCGGGGCGGCCGATATGAAGACGTCGCTGGCCGCGTTCGTCGTCGCCTCGGAGGAATTCGTCGCTCAGCACCCGGATCACGCCGGCGCTATCGGCTTCCTGCTCACGAGCGACGAAGAAGGCCCCGCCACCGACGGCACGGTGAAAGTTGTCGAAGCCCTGACGACGCGCGGTGAGCGTCTGGATTACTGCGTAGTCGGTGAACCGACGTCCAGCCAGCGCCTCGGCGACATGGTGAAGAACGGTCGTCGCGGCTCGATGTCCGGCAAGCTCGTCGTCAAAGGCGTGCAAGGCCACATCGCTTATCCGCATCTAGCCAGGAACCCCACGCATTTGTTTGCCCCGGCGCTCGCCGAGTTGACACAGACCGTGTGGGACAACGGCAACGAATACTTCCCACCCACGACGTGGCAAATCTCGAACATTCACGCAGGTACCGGCGCGACCAACGTCATTCCGGGCGAACTGACGGTGATGTTCAACTTCCGCTTCTCGACCGCCAGCACGTCCGACGGCCTTCAGCAGCGCGTGCATGAATTGCTTGACCGCCACGGCCTCACCTACACGCTCGACTGGTCGATCAGCGGCCAGCCGTTCCTCACGCCGCGTGGCGATCTTTCGGATGCACTGTCGAGCGCCATCCGCGAAGAGACCGGCCTCGAGACGGAACTGTCGACGACGGGCGGCACGTCCGACGGTCGCTTCATTGCACGCATCTGCCCGCAGGTCATCGAATTCGGGCCGTGCAATGCCAGCATCCACAAGATCGACGAGCACATCGCGGTCGCCGACATCGAACCGCTGAAGAACGTCTATCGCGGCGTGTTGAAGCGTCTGGTGGCGTAA
- a CDS encoding ArsC family reductase, protein MTAVLYGIPNCDTVKKARTWLEEHDVAYDFHDFKKAGVNDALLGTWLAQVPLSTLLNRKGTTWRKLTPEQQARAADEPVARALMIENPSLIKRPVLVADGKVSVGFTPDSYASRF, encoded by the coding sequence ATGACCGCTGTGCTGTACGGCATTCCCAACTGCGATACCGTGAAGAAGGCGCGCACGTGGCTCGAAGAGCACGACGTGGCGTATGACTTCCACGACTTCAAGAAGGCGGGTGTGAACGACGCACTGCTGGGCACGTGGCTCGCACAAGTGCCGCTGTCCACGCTACTCAACCGCAAGGGCACGACGTGGCGCAAGCTCACGCCGGAGCAACAGGCGCGCGCCGCCGACGAGCCCGTTGCCCGCGCCCTGATGATCGAAAATCCCTCGCTCATCAAGCGCCCCGTGCTGGTGGCCGACGGCAAGGTTTCCGTGGGCTTCACGCCCGACAGTTACGCCTCACGATTCTGA
- the dapD gene encoding 2,3,4,5-tetrahydropyridine-2,6-dicarboxylate N-succinyltransferase — translation MSQQLQTLIDQAWENRAEISAKAAPADVREAVAHVIAELDKGALRVAQKQDGQWIVNQWIKKAVLLSFRLEDNAVMPAGGFSQFYDKVPSKFADYTAEDFARGGFRVVPPAVARRGSFIGKNVVLMPSYTNIGAYVDEGTMVDTWATVGSCAQIGKNVHLSGGVGIGGVLEPLQANPVIIEDNCFIGARSEVVEGVIVEENSVISMGVYLGQSTKIYDRETGEVHYGRVPAGSVVVPGNLPSKDGKYSLYCAVIVKKVDAQTRAKTAINDLLRGE, via the coding sequence ATGTCGCAACAACTGCAAACCCTCATCGATCAAGCCTGGGAAAACCGTGCCGAGATCTCGGCCAAGGCCGCGCCCGCCGACGTGCGCGAAGCCGTCGCCCACGTCATTGCCGAACTGGACAAGGGCGCGCTGCGTGTCGCCCAGAAACAAGACGGCCAATGGATCGTCAACCAGTGGATCAAGAAGGCCGTGCTGCTGTCGTTCCGACTGGAAGACAACGCCGTGATGCCCGCTGGCGGTTTCAGCCAGTTCTACGACAAGGTGCCGAGCAAGTTCGCCGACTACACCGCAGAAGACTTCGCCCGTGGCGGCTTCCGCGTCGTGCCGCCGGCCGTGGCTCGCCGTGGTTCGTTCATCGGCAAGAACGTCGTGCTGATGCCGTCGTACACCAACATCGGCGCATACGTCGACGAAGGCACGATGGTCGACACCTGGGCCACCGTCGGTTCGTGCGCCCAGATCGGCAAGAACGTTCACCTGTCGGGTGGCGTCGGCATCGGCGGCGTGCTCGAGCCGCTGCAAGCCAACCCGGTCATCATCGAAGACAACTGCTTCATCGGCGCCCGTTCGGAAGTCGTGGAAGGCGTGATCGTCGAGGAGAACTCGGTGATTTCGATGGGCGTGTATCTGGGTCAGTCGACCAAGATCTACGACCGCGAAACCGGTGAAGTTCATTACGGCCGCGTGCCCGCCGGTTCGGTCGTCGTGCCGGGCAACCTGCCCTCGAAGGATGGTAAGTACAGCCTGTACTGCGCCGTGATCGTCAAGAAGGTCGATGCGCAAACGCGCGCCAAGACGGCCATCAACGATCTGCTGCGCGGCGAATAA
- the dapC gene encoding succinyldiaminopimelate transaminase, translating to MNPLLDKLQPYPFERLKTLVADVTPANTYKAISFGIGEPKHPTPQFIKEALIEGLGGLSNYPATAGGEPLRAVIAQWLERRYALPNVNPATEVLPVTGSREALFSFAQAIVDGSKPGARVLCPNPFYQIYEGATLLAGATPYYADSDPARNFAPDYDAVPADVWRDVQLVYLCSPGNPTGAVLSLADWKRLFELSDEYGFVIASDECYSEIYFDEERAPLGGLAAAHQLGRGFERLVVFSSLSKRSNVPGMRSGFVAGDAAILKKFLLYRTYHGCAMSPAVQAASIAAWNDEAHVRLNRSKYLKKFQTVTPMLAEVLDVRLPDAGFYLWAKVDTKTGLSDTEFTRQLLAQYNVAVLPGSYLGRAAHGANPAENYVRIALVADVDECTEGAQRIVQFCQSL from the coding sequence GTGAACCCATTACTCGACAAGCTCCAGCCCTATCCCTTCGAACGCCTGAAGACACTGGTGGCGGACGTCACGCCCGCCAATACCTACAAGGCCATCAGCTTCGGTATCGGCGAGCCGAAGCATCCGACACCACAGTTCATCAAGGAAGCCCTGATCGAAGGGCTGGGCGGTCTCTCGAACTATCCGGCCACGGCCGGCGGCGAGCCGCTGCGCGCGGTCATCGCCCAATGGCTGGAACGCCGTTACGCGCTGCCCAACGTGAACCCGGCCACCGAAGTGCTGCCGGTCACGGGCTCGCGTGAAGCGCTCTTCTCTTTCGCCCAGGCCATTGTCGACGGCAGCAAACCCGGCGCGCGCGTGCTGTGCCCGAACCCCTTCTATCAGATCTACGAAGGCGCAACGCTGCTCGCCGGCGCAACGCCCTACTACGCCGACAGCGATCCGGCGCGCAACTTCGCGCCCGATTACGACGCCGTGCCGGCCGACGTGTGGCGCGACGTTCAGCTCGTCTATCTTTGCTCGCCCGGCAACCCGACCGGGGCCGTGCTGAGTCTGGCCGACTGGAAGCGTTTGTTCGAGTTGTCGGACGAATACGGCTTCGTGATCGCGTCCGACGAGTGCTACTCCGAGATTTACTTCGACGAAGAACGCGCGCCGCTGGGCGGTCTGGCTGCCGCCCATCAACTGGGCCGTGGATTCGAGCGCCTGGTGGTCTTTTCGAGTCTCTCGAAGCGCTCGAACGTGCCGGGCATGCGCTCGGGCTTCGTGGCGGGCGACGCCGCCATTCTCAAGAAATTCCTGCTGTATCGCACCTACCACGGGTGCGCCATGAGCCCGGCCGTGCAGGCCGCAAGCATCGCCGCATGGAACGACGAGGCGCACGTGCGCCTGAACCGCAGCAAGTACCTCAAGAAATTTCAGACGGTCACACCGATGCTGGCCGAAGTGCTTGACGTGCGGCTGCCCGACGCCGGTTTCTATCTGTGGGCAAAGGTCGACACGAAAACCGGCCTGTCGGACACGGAATTCACGCGCCAGTTGCTGGCGCAATACAATGTAGCCGTCCTGCCCGGATCCTATCTGGGACGTGCAGCGCACGGCGCCAATCCGGCGGAGAACTATGTCCGTATCGCCCTCGTGGCCGATGTGGACGAATGCACCGAAGGCGCCCAGCGCATCGTGCAATTCTGCCAATCCCTTTAA
- a CDS encoding DMT family transporter, with product MTVAGNGAGGPEPESGASSISFGTRAAPALAILIGSSVWGLAWFPYRVLAQWGVAAVPAQICTATVAILLLSLVYRRSLGTLRWSWLLVGVAFAGGTTNVAFVWGTTHGHVMRVLLLFYLTPVWTALFAHCLLGERVGLRGVGLIALALGGAGLMLWSPALGWPVPNNPGEWAGAVAGAAFALNNVLLRRVSQALPGVPAEMRSWTLYLGCVVGGLLVLPFDGGTQAGQAAVSALASGAATAAVALALGCTIAVTNVIVQFGLARVPANQAALIMLFEIVVAAISSWWLASEGLGVREIAGGLCIVAAGVLSGILPDSRRCKSATAGDAMV from the coding sequence ATGACCGTAGCCGGCAACGGCGCGGGTGGCCCGGAACCCGAATCCGGCGCCTCCAGCATTTCCTTCGGTACCCGGGCAGCGCCTGCCCTGGCCATTCTCATCGGATCGTCCGTCTGGGGGCTGGCCTGGTTCCCGTACCGCGTTCTGGCTCAGTGGGGCGTTGCCGCGGTGCCGGCCCAGATCTGTACGGCCACCGTGGCCATCCTGCTGCTCTCGCTCGTCTACCGACGCTCGCTCGGCACGCTGCGCTGGTCGTGGCTGCTTGTCGGCGTGGCGTTCGCCGGCGGCACGACCAACGTCGCCTTCGTCTGGGGCACTACGCACGGCCACGTCATGCGCGTGTTGCTGCTGTTCTACCTCACCCCGGTATGGACGGCGTTGTTTGCCCACTGTCTGCTCGGCGAGCGGGTCGGCCTGCGTGGTGTCGGGCTGATTGCGCTGGCGCTGGGCGGTGCGGGCCTGATGCTTTGGTCGCCCGCGCTGGGCTGGCCGGTGCCGAACAATCCGGGTGAGTGGGCCGGTGCTGTCGCCGGGGCGGCGTTTGCGCTCAATAACGTGCTGTTGCGTCGTGTCAGCCAGGCGTTGCCCGGCGTTCCGGCCGAAATGCGCAGTTGGACGCTCTATTTGGGCTGTGTCGTAGGCGGCTTGCTGGTCTTGCCGTTCGACGGTGGAACCCAGGCCGGGCAGGCGGCGGTCTCGGCGCTTGCGTCCGGTGCGGCAACGGCTGCGGTCGCGCTGGCGCTGGGTTGCACCATCGCGGTGACCAACGTCATCGTGCAATTCGGTCTGGCGCGGGTGCCGGCCAATCAGGCGGCGCTCATCATGCTCTTCGAAATCGTGGTGGCGGCGATATCGTCCTGGTGGCTGGCCAGCGAAGGCCTGGGGGTGCGGGAAATCGCCGGCGGGCTGTGCATCGTGGCGGCGGGTGTGCTGTCCGGAATATTGCCCGACTCACGACGTTGTAAATCCGCGACGGCGGGGGATGCGATGGTATGA